Within Flavobacterium pisciphilum, the genomic segment TACTCGGGGGGAAGTAGCAAAATTATGAAAATTATGAATTGATTTTTTCTTTTTGAAAATCCCCCAAAAAATAGACATAGCCCTACAGGAATAACCACCTGGGTAACCTCCATTAATAACTAATAGTTCATCATAGTCATCTACTTTTACAACTTTTCTTAAGTTAAGAATATGCCATAAAAACAGAATGTATCTAAAAATAAAAAAGAATATTTTAAAAAAAACATTAAACACATTTTTTAATTCGAATTCTATATCTTTCGACATCAGTAAATCATGTGATTTAACGGTAACATTTAAACGAGTTATTCTATTTTTAAGAATATTCAATCCTGGGTGGGATTTATTACAAATAATAGTAATCTCATCTTTTTCATTTGGCCAATGATTAACCAAGTTTATTATAAAAGTGTCCAGCCCTCCAATGTAGTAATTTTCTGTAAAAAAACAAATTCTCATACTATTCCTATTTTTTAAAAACCTTCATAATTTTATAAATTTGCTGCCTCCAATTCATCGACATAAAATATTGTATTATAAAAGAAATCAATATCAAACCTCCAACTACCATAGCTACAATCAATAAATTCAACTTAGACTTTTCCTGCGGCAAATAGTCACTAATTAATGATGAGGCTATACTTAAAAATAAAATCGGAAAAAGCATAGGAAAAAAGATTAATTTTAAAGAATATAAAATATTCATCTTGAAATAATCAATCATCAGTTTGTATAAAACAAATGCTGAAAAAACAAATGCTGTTAATTTAAAAATAGCAAATGCTTGAATACCTAAAACACCAATCGTAAGAATAACACCTACCCAAAAAATAAATGGAAGCAACGCATTAATAAAATACAATGTTTTTTGGCGTTCTTTGGATACTAGCATAAAATTAGTAGGATAGGTAATAAATGCAAAAAAATTACAAAAAACTAAAAATCGCATTACAGGAAGCGAAGCGGAATAATCTACACCAACCCATGTAAGCACTATTGGCTTTGCTAAAATTGCTATTGTTATTATAGGAAAAACTACTACTGGTGCCAAAACAGTAACAATCTGCAAATAAAAAGATTTTAAACCTAATTCATCCCCACTACCTACAAAATGATTAAATCGAACATTGAAGGGTGAAAAAAGTATTCCTAATATACTTCTGAAAAAAGAAAGAACCGTCAAACCTATGGCATAAATTGCCACCTGATTTGCACCTAAAAACTTACCAATAACCACCGAATCGAGTTCATAATACAATATCCAGGAAATCGTAGCAAACAAACTTGTAAACGCTAATCCTTTAGTCTTATCAAACACTTCTTTATTAAATCGTACAAAATAGAACAAAGTCTTAAAATTATATCTATATCGTTTTCTAGCTATCAATAATGTAGCTATTGACGTTATAAAATTTACAATCTGAGTGAAAAGAAAATAACCTACTATATCATAATTTCCTACTCTAAAAAACCATAAAACAGATAGGATTTTAAATACACTTCCTATTATATTGCATCGTTGAACAATAAAATCTTCCATTCGAACACCAAATATCATTTGTAACAATCTTTGTAACAAAGTAGTCGGAGTAAAAACTGCTAATATTAATAATAAAGAAGATGCTATATAATGTTGATTACCTGTTTCGATACCTTCCACCAATAATTCAGGTTGACGACTCAAAATAAAAAAGCCCAAGGAAAACAATAACAGAAAAACAAATAATATAAAATTGGTAAAACCTATCACTTTTATTTCTTCTTCTCTGTTTCCCTTTGCAAAATACTCTGCAGCATATTTTTGCCCTGCTCCCATAAATCCCAAATCGGCGTAAGCTAAAAAGATTGAAAAAGAAATACAAACAGAATAAATCCCATACACTGTTGGTTCAGATGTAAGATAGGGAATCACCACAAACATTGAGAGAAAATTCAATACTAACGAAACACCTTGCCAAATATAAATTTTGATATAATTTTTTGTGTAGGATTGTTGCATTACAATTTCAATATTGTTTTAATAAAAATCTCAGAAGAAAGCTGATTTTCACTCTCGACGGATGATAAATATTTATACTTGTAATCATTAAACTTTTCAATATCGACATACAAATCAAGTTCTTTGTTTATATCAAATCTATCAAAGTTAACCACCTCAGCGCTGAGACAATCTCCAATAAAATTAGTCAAGTCATACAAATCAGGCATCGCCTTCTTTAACTCATCACTATTTAGTAAAACAATAGGCTTTTTGAATAATATCGGAAAACTAATTGCCGTACTATGATGGGTTAATGCAAATTTTGAATCTTTAACCAATTCGCTGGTTTTATCAAAAACTATTTTTCTATTTTCAAAAGGGTTATTTGTTTTATAACCGATCGCTTTAGGATGTGCGGCTATAACAACACTTGTGTTGTATTTCTTTTCAATAACATTGAAGAAATTATTCAATTCTGTATAATACACATCTGCGTCCACATATTTTAAACCACAAATGGCTACATCTGGGTGGTATGCTAAATATTGATCCATGAAAACGACATAATCTTCTTTTACTACTTCATTATCATTAATAAGGTTTAAATATTTATCATAATCAAAATAATTAATTTCGATAACCTTACCTTTTTTTAAATCAAAAGTATTTCCGTAAAAAGTATTTCCTCCTTCAGAACCTGCTCTAAAAACAAAATCGTAAGTTTTAATAATATTATATTTCTTTAAAATTATTGAAAGTTTATTTTTTAATCCGTTTAAAATCCTTTTAAACTCAAAATTTGAAAGTAATTTAATAACTTTTGATGAAACTTTTACTTTGGGAGTTGGATACATTCCTCTAGCAAAAAAAGCTAATTTACAATTGAAAGAAGTCAAAATTCTATACAATCTCCATACACGAAACTCATAATTAATATTAGTAATAAAAAATGTCGAACTAATATCCATAGTCGACAGTCTCTTATTCAATTCTTTCAGGGAAGACATTTTAATCACAGTCGTTTCAAAATAGTTTGACTCTACAAAGTTAATTTCAGAAAAAAAAAGATTTGTAACATCCCAATATTCAACATTTAACCCATTTTCAATACACTCCCCAAGATAATAATCCGAAAAATATTTCGGAGTTATTGGTTGATAATTTATATAAACTACTTTTTTAATCATCCATCAATTTTTTTAATTAGTTTAGCAGGACTCCCTGCTACAACCACTCCATCTGCAACAGATTTTGTAACAACAGAACCCGCACCTACTACAGCGTTTTCACCTACTGTAACACCAGGTAATAAAATAGAATTAGCTCCAATCCAACAACCTTTTTTCAAGATTATCATTTCATCAGGATAATAACCTTGATCAATTAATGGTATATCCAATCTATCAAACTTATGATTATTGATATAAAAGTGAACTCCGCATCCCATCATCACATCATCTTCAATAATAATAGATGTTTGCAAACTTTCAGACTCTCCAAATAGCATAACACCAGGCCGTATTACAACTCTATTTCCTATCTCTATTTTAGAACAACCAACTGCATATGCTCCAGGTCTAAAATCAGCAGTGTCAGAAAAATGTTTAAATTTTTTTTTACAAAGTGCTAACATTTGTTTTTTATAAAACAACCTCCAATGTGTAAATGGGTGATCAGGACCAATTCTATCAGCACCAATATTATACTTTACTTTTTTTATTATCTCAATTATCAACATTCCAATTAGCTATATTTTCCCCTAATTCAATTAAATTTTTTCTAGCTTTTGGCAAACCATCTCCTATAAAATTAAATAAGTTTGCAGTAGCAACAGCACTTACATTTTTGTATTTCAACCCATCTTTAAAATGGGATTCATTTCCTGCTCCACCTGCTATTATTAATGGTATTTTTATTTTTGATT encodes:
- a CDS encoding acyltransferase — its product is MLIIEIIKKVKYNIGADRIGPDHPFTHWRLFYKKQMLALCKKKFKHFSDTADFRPGAYAVGCSKIEIGNRVVIRPGVMLFGESESLQTSIIIEDDVMMGCGVHFYINNHKFDRLDIPLIDQGYYPDEMIILKKGCWIGANSILLPGVTVGENAVVGAGSVVTKSVADGVVVAGSPAKLIKKIDG
- a CDS encoding lipopolysaccharide biosynthesis protein, coding for MQQSYTKNYIKIYIWQGVSLVLNFLSMFVVIPYLTSEPTVYGIYSVCISFSIFLAYADLGFMGAGQKYAAEYFAKGNREEEIKVIGFTNFILFVFLLLFSLGFFILSRQPELLVEGIETGNQHYIASSLLLILAVFTPTTLLQRLLQMIFGVRMEDFIVQRCNIIGSVFKILSVLWFFRVGNYDIVGYFLFTQIVNFITSIATLLIARKRYRYNFKTLFYFVRFNKEVFDKTKGLAFTSLFATISWILYYELDSVVIGKFLGANQVAIYAIGLTVLSFFRSILGILFSPFNVRFNHFVGSGDELGLKSFYLQIVTVLAPVVVFPIITIAILAKPIVLTWVGVDYSASLPVMRFLVFCNFFAFITYPTNFMLVSKERQKTLYFINALLPFIFWVGVILTIGVLGIQAFAIFKLTAFVFSAFVLYKLMIDYFKMNILYSLKLIFFPMLFPILFLSIASSLISDYLPQEKSKLNLLIVAMVVGGLILISFIIQYFMSMNWRQQIYKIMKVFKK